The stretch of DNA CTGTTTTAACATGCCTCGCTGAGCACTCAGACATTCTAGCGATAACAGAGACGCTCTCAGCATCGATGTGTCCGAGCTCTATTGATTGCGTACAACCTGCATGGCTAACTGATTTAGCTCCTGAAAAAACGTATCATGCAATTTATTACCTAGAACGAAATCACAACCACCCTTTATATCGATTCTGTATCAATATTGTCCGTAACTCTCTTCAAGAGAAATTACATATATTAAAAACAAAAACCGAAATTAACATATAGCCATTACGTATATTTACTGCTTACATGTGACTAAAAAAATGATAATGAAGTGGTGATTTTTAATATTTAAATAAATCATAGAAAATTATGACTCACTTTCTTAAACGCCACTTTATTTGCAGTATTTTTTCTGCACAGTGTTTATTTTAGTTCCATTAAGGTCGTAATTCTCGATATAAATAAAATTGGACACCCACCATTGGTGAGTAAATACTCTATGAAACGTGTACTCGTCACCACCTGTACCTATATCCGGGCTACTGGTATAAAAATTACAAGATCAGAAGACAGTAAGTGCCTAGGATAATCAAGTCGAGTCATTCAAAGACCGTTTTTTAAGCGCTCAATATATTGCTTGGGCGTCAAACCTCGATGTTTCTTAAACATCCGATTAAAGCTCGCAACGTTGGTATAACCTAACCTCGTCGCGACTTCTTCCACTGGCACTGAATACACCAAGAGCTCTACAGCCACGTTGCTTAACGCATAACCCATAATTGTTGAGAAATTAACGCCAGCTTTATGCAATTTTCGCTGGAACTGCTGTTCAGATAAACCGAGTAGACTGGAAACTTTATGCAGCGTTGGCAGGCCAAAATGACGGCTGTAATTGATCATCTCGTAGGTCACCTTGTGCTCGTCCTCTGCGTCGGGCATGTTGAGATAGTTATCCAAGTCATGAAAATTCATCGCCAGATTTGTTTTACTATTCGATGGTGATTGATTGATGGATAACCTCGACTCACTAGGGATCCAAACTTCAGTGCGCGGCTGCCCCCACTGAATCGTGCAACCGAAATACTCTTGGTAAAGATCGACGTTATCTCGGTGGCCCGCAATTGATACCGCAACGGGTTTAAAATCATCACCCAAATATCGACGTAAAATCTTCATAATGAAAATTGCGACTCTTATCGAGTCATGCACTTTACCCGTTTCCGAGTACGCAGGGTTGTCGTAGCACCATTTAATCATTGTCCCTACCTGTGCACCATATAAGAAAGCACCCGACTGCAAACAATGAAGTCCGATGTTGACTCTACGGATCGTCGAAGCAAGATCATGCCCAGAAAAAAACCAATTAGTTAAAGGGCCTAACCTTTCAATATCAACTCGATCAGCCAATTTCAAAATGATATCCGGATCATTGGTTTGTAATTCCAACAAGCCAAACCATTTGTCGACTTCACTAACTGGAATAAGGTTCATTGAATTATTAAATACAGACTTCGGAATACCCAAACTGTCCGCATTAACCATAGGATTCGTCACGGCGTGCCGATAGATTCCCAAAATCCCTAACGCTCTTAAGAAGTTACAATTACTCACTAATGGCAGTCCTTTATAAATCCAATGACAGATCAAATCATATAAATAGCATTATCGAAGTAATTAGTAAATTTACAACTTGTAAATCCTACACCCATCACACTCGGTGCATCATTTAACTTAGGGTTTATCAATGAGTTTAGTAAGTGTCCCATTTGTCGGAACCGGCGCCGATACCGCTCTACACGTAATAGCAGGCGTTGTATTGATCGCAACTATCGCTGCTGCATGTTACGGATTCTGGCGTGTGCATGAATTACCAATCAATAAAGCTCACAGCAAAGAGCACCAACAACTCGGCTTAATCACCGCATTAACTTGGATTGGTTTTATCTGGCACTGGGTATGGGTACTCGCCGTCATCTTGGCCTTTGTTGATATGGAAAAAGCGATCATCAATCTGAGAGACACCTGGAAAGCGCCGACAAAGTCTGACGTTCAACCAGAACACAGTGATAAAAATGAGGAGAACCCAGCATGTTAGAAGGCTTAGCTATTTGGGCACTGTTCATTTACTTACTGAGATTGGTAGGTATGCCTTGGAACAAAGGCACCAAAGCGTTTGCTTACTTAGGTGGTACATCTTGGTTAATGTTCGTATGGGTTGGGTTAATCAACTTCACGCCGATGGATCTCTCGGGCGGTTCAGTTGTTCAATCTCCGCATATTCAATTACGTCCGGACTCAACAGCGGTCACAGGAAAAACCACCAAGGTTCACATCAGCCCAAACCAAGATGTGGTTGAAGGGCAACTTCTTTACGAAATTGATGACACCAAATATGTGATTGCGAGAGACAAAGCAAGCGTTCAACTGGAGTCAACAAAAGTCGCTTTAGACACAGCTCGCCAAGAAGTCAGCATTGCTAAAATTAGCTACCAGTCGGCGCTAGAAGACATCAAAACATCTATTGCACAGATAGAGTCAGCAAAGACAGATCTAGTGCTGCAATCTAAGACCCTTGACCGGTACCAGAAACAAAACAGCGTCGTAGAACATACGATTACAGAAACTGACATCGACCAACAAACAGCAAAGGTTGACCTAGCAACTCACAATGTCACCACGCTGGAGTCACAACTCAGTAAAAAAGAAGTCGATGCCGAGAATGCGAAATTAAATATCCACAAAGCTGAAACCAATGTGAGCAAGAAGCAAACTGAGGTTGATTCTTCTAAGGCAACACTGGCGCAAGCACAATGGGATCTAAACAGCACCAAAGTCACTGCACCGACTGACGGCTTTGTAACGAACTTTATCCTTCGTGAGGGTCAGCGCGTTTCGATGATGCCTCGTATCCAGATGTATACCGAAGAGAAGTACGTATTGATGCGAGTCAATCACCAAGCGATTCGCAATGTTAAGGTGGGTCAGCCAGCAGAATTTTCGACCGCGGTATACCCGGGGAAAATATTCTCTGCAACCGTAGAAGGCATTGTTGAAGCGACGGGTGAGGCACAAGCTAGCTTATTAGGTATTGATGAACAGGTTCGCGTTACCACAGGCAGAAACCTCCAGAACAAACACCACTTTGTTCGCTTAAAAATTGACGAAGCGGAAGGTTACGATATTCCTGTCGGCTCCGTTGGACTAGCTT from Vibrio splendidus encodes:
- a CDS encoding HlyD family secretion protein, whose amino-acid sequence is MLEGLAIWALFIYLLRLVGMPWNKGTKAFAYLGGTSWLMFVWVGLINFTPMDLSGGSVVQSPHIQLRPDSTAVTGKTTKVHISPNQDVVEGQLLYEIDDTKYVIARDKASVQLESTKVALDTARQEVSIAKISYQSALEDIKTSIAQIESAKTDLVLQSKTLDRYQKQNSVVEHTITETDIDQQTAKVDLATHNVTTLESQLSKKEVDAENAKLNIHKAETNVSKKQTEVDSSKATLAQAQWDLNSTKVTAPTDGFVTNFILREGQRVSMMPRIQMYTEEKYVLMRVNHQAIRNVKVGQPAEFSTAVYPGKIFSATVEGIVEATGEAQASLLGIDEQVRVTTGRNLQNKHHFVRLKIDEAEGYDIPVGSVGLAWVSGEKPIGFMGFLDVIRGIIIRMKSQLYFFYSI
- a CDS encoding MFS transporter, which codes for MSLVSVPFVGTGADTALHVIAGVVLIATIAAACYGFWRVHELPINKAHSKEHQQLGLITALTWIGFIWHWVWVLAVILAFVDMEKAIINLRDTWKAPTKSDVQPEHSDKNEENPAC
- a CDS encoding AraC family transcriptional regulator, producing MSNCNFLRALGILGIYRHAVTNPMVNADSLGIPKSVFNNSMNLIPVSEVDKWFGLLELQTNDPDIILKLADRVDIERLGPLTNWFFSGHDLASTIRRVNIGLHCLQSGAFLYGAQVGTMIKWCYDNPAYSETGKVHDSIRVAIFIMKILRRYLGDDFKPVAVSIAGHRDNVDLYQEYFGCTIQWGQPRTEVWIPSESRLSINQSPSNSKTNLAMNFHDLDNYLNMPDAEDEHKVTYEMINYSRHFGLPTLHKVSSLLGLSEQQFQRKLHKAGVNFSTIMGYALSNVAVELLVYSVPVEEVATRLGYTNVASFNRMFKKHRGLTPKQYIERLKNGL